A genomic stretch from Cloacibacterium caeni includes:
- the pheS gene encoding phenylalanine--tRNA ligase subunit alpha: MLDKIDELLKEVQGFTSTNKDEIEQFRIKFNGKKGILNDFFEKFKEVPNEQKKEFGQKINTLKQAVNTKLEELKEATSSQIIIEKEDLTKPAFPLELGSRHPINLVKGRIIEIFKSIGFAVSDGPEIEDDWHNFTALNLPEYHPARDMQDTFFIEQNPDVLLRTHTSSVQIRHMEENQPPIRILSPGRVFRNEAISSRSHCIFHQIEGLYIDENVSFADLKQTLQFFTTELFGKSKIRMRPSYFPFTEPSAEVDVYWGLNSETDYRITKGTGWLEIMGCGMVDPAVLKNVNIDADKYSGYAFGMGIERIVMLLYQLGDIRMFFENDKRMLEQFGHL; the protein is encoded by the coding sequence ATGTTAGATAAGATAGATGAGTTATTGAAAGAAGTGCAAGGTTTTACTTCTACTAACAAAGACGAAATTGAACAATTTCGTATCAAATTCAATGGGAAAAAGGGAATTTTAAATGATTTTTTCGAAAAATTTAAAGAAGTTCCGAATGAACAGAAAAAAGAATTTGGTCAAAAAATCAATACACTCAAACAAGCCGTGAATACTAAGTTAGAAGAACTGAAAGAAGCTACTTCTAGCCAAATTATTATCGAAAAAGAAGACCTTACGAAACCTGCTTTTCCGTTGGAATTGGGTTCTCGTCATCCTATTAATTTAGTGAAAGGCAGAATTATTGAGATTTTTAAATCTATTGGTTTTGCAGTTTCTGATGGACCAGAAATAGAAGATGATTGGCACAACTTTACTGCGCTTAATTTACCAGAATATCATCCTGCAAGAGATATGCAAGATACATTCTTCATAGAGCAAAATCCAGATGTTTTATTAAGAACGCATACTTCTTCGGTGCAAATTCGTCACATGGAAGAAAATCAGCCGCCAATTAGAATTCTTTCTCCGGGAAGAGTTTTCAGAAACGAAGCTATTTCTTCTCGTTCACACTGTATTTTCCACCAAATAGAAGGTTTATACATTGATGAAAACGTGAGTTTTGCAGATTTGAAACAAACTTTACAGTTTTTCACTACAGAACTTTTTGGGAAATCAAAAATCAGAATGAGACCTTCTTATTTCCCTTTTACAGAGCCAAGTGCAGAAGTAGATGTTTATTGGGGATTGAATTCTGAAACCGATTACAGAATTACCAAAGGAACCGGTTGGTTAGAAATTATGGGTTGTGGAATGGTAGATCCTGCTGTTCTTAAAAATGTAAATATCGATGCGGATAAATACTCTGGTTACGCATTCGGAATGGGAATCGAGAGAATCGTAATGTTGCTTTATCAATTGGGAGACATCAGAATGTTCTTCGAAAATGATAAGAGAATGCTAGAGCAATTCGGGCATTTATAA
- a CDS encoding DUF5916 domain-containing protein — protein sequence MKVQIIILFTFLFVGFSSAQEEKTENITRKTINAVRVEKAPKIDGILDDEIWKNAPIANDFIELRPNNGKAENPDFKTEVKVAYDDTGIYVSAMMYDKEPSKIGKELTERDNIGNDDFFVLFINGYNDKQQSLEFFVTAAGVQADSKITNQNGEDFSWNGIWYSGVKILENGWSVEMKIPYFEMRFPKSERQQWGINFFRQVNRLQTAYTWNHVNNQKGSFLLYDGILNGVENIQTPTRLSFLPYFSSYVNYYDGKTTTNINGGMDVKYGINDAFTLDTTLIPDFGQTNFDATVLNLGPFEQQFSEQRSFFNEGTELFNKGNLFYSRRIGGFPSKFPQLAADEEFAENPEKVKLFNATKISGRTKKGLGIGFFNAITEKTEASIRNINTGEIRKEVTEPLANYNVFVLDQRFRENSSVSLINTSVMRSGDFRDANATGVFLDLTNKKNTFSVFGSTEGSWVFENQKQKFGFEGNAGYNQIIKGHQFGAEVFLRDKNYDINDLGFTGQTNYVNYSANYNYRYLQPKGNINQLNYSLKVNNNRRLETDLFADFVIHQNLQITNKKFFNFGGGLMVKPLGTNDIYEPRTFGKYLFIPAMYNPWVFANTDERKKFKIGGYVEFYKYNEDKRITYMSEINTRYRFNDHFSIFHTLNYANFNNETGFVGKDDTNIFIGRRLRNSVENSVSSQYTFNEKMAINLTFRHYFSEVAYRQFYTLKDNGELNPDTSFAENKDGTFNSWNLDLRYSWWFAPGSQLTLLYRNQAQNFLDVARLSMRDNFDRLFNEPMINNLSLRITYFLDYNRAKNWFKKS from the coding sequence ATGAAAGTTCAAATCATCATCTTATTCACTTTTCTTTTTGTCGGTTTTTCCTCGGCACAAGAAGAAAAAACCGAAAACATTACCCGGAAAACCATTAACGCGGTAAGAGTAGAAAAAGCGCCAAAGATTGATGGAATTTTAGATGATGAAATTTGGAAAAACGCACCTATTGCTAATGATTTTATAGAACTAAGACCTAATAATGGCAAAGCTGAAAATCCTGATTTCAAAACAGAAGTAAAAGTCGCTTATGACGATACCGGGATTTATGTTTCTGCGATGATGTATGACAAAGAACCTTCTAAAATTGGGAAAGAACTCACCGAAAGAGACAATATAGGAAATGATGATTTTTTTGTACTTTTTATTAATGGATACAATGATAAACAGCAGAGTTTGGAGTTCTTTGTAACTGCGGCAGGTGTACAAGCAGATAGCAAAATTACCAATCAAAATGGTGAAGATTTTTCGTGGAACGGAATTTGGTATTCTGGCGTGAAAATTTTAGAAAACGGTTGGTCTGTTGAGATGAAAATCCCTTATTTCGAGATGAGATTTCCTAAAAGCGAGAGACAACAATGGGGAATTAATTTTTTCCGACAAGTTAATCGATTGCAAACCGCTTATACATGGAATCATGTGAATAATCAAAAAGGAAGCTTCTTATTATATGACGGAATTCTAAACGGCGTAGAAAATATACAAACGCCTACCAGATTGTCATTCCTCCCCTATTTTTCGAGTTATGTAAATTATTATGACGGAAAAACCACTACCAACATCAACGGCGGAATGGATGTAAAATACGGAATTAATGACGCTTTTACACTAGACACCACTTTGATTCCAGATTTTGGACAAACCAATTTTGATGCTACCGTTCTAAATTTAGGACCATTTGAACAACAATTCAGCGAACAGCGTTCGTTTTTCAATGAAGGAACAGAACTTTTCAATAAAGGAAACCTATTTTATTCCAGAAGAATTGGTGGTTTCCCAAGTAAGTTTCCTCAACTTGCAGCCGATGAAGAATTTGCAGAAAATCCAGAAAAAGTAAAACTTTTTAACGCTACTAAAATTTCTGGAAGAACAAAAAAAGGCTTAGGAATTGGATTTTTCAATGCCATTACCGAAAAAACAGAAGCTTCCATCAGAAATATCAACACTGGCGAAATCAGAAAAGAAGTAACAGAACCTTTGGCGAATTACAATGTCTTTGTTTTAGACCAAAGATTTCGTGAAAATTCTTCGGTTTCCCTCATCAATACAAGTGTGATGAGAAGCGGAGATTTCAGAGATGCCAATGCAACTGGAGTTTTCCTAGACTTAACCAATAAGAAAAATACATTTTCGGTATTCGGTTCCACAGAAGGAAGTTGGGTTTTCGAAAATCAAAAACAAAAATTCGGTTTTGAAGGAAATGCTGGTTATAACCAAATTATTAAAGGGCATCAATTCGGCGCAGAAGTTTTCTTGAGAGATAAAAATTATGACATTAACGACCTTGGATTTACTGGACAAACCAATTATGTGAATTATAGCGCGAATTATAATTACCGTTATTTGCAACCAAAAGGCAATATCAATCAATTGAATTACAGCCTTAAAGTAAATAATAACAGAAGGTTAGAAACTGATTTATTTGCAGATTTCGTGATTCACCAAAATTTACAAATTACCAATAAAAAGTTTTTTAATTTCGGAGGTGGATTGATGGTAAAACCACTTGGAACCAATGATATTTACGAACCGAGAACCTTCGGAAAATATCTTTTCATTCCGGCAATGTATAATCCATGGGTTTTTGCCAATACAGATGAAAGAAAAAAATTCAAAATCGGTGGTTATGTAGAATTTTATAAATACAATGAAGACAAGAGAATTACGTACATGTCAGAAATCAATACCCGATATCGATTTAATGACCATTTCTCTATTTTCCACACTTTAAATTATGCTAATTTCAATAATGAAACAGGATTTGTAGGAAAAGACGACACGAATATTTTCATTGGCAGAAGATTAAGAAATTCTGTAGAAAATAGCGTTTCTTCTCAATATACTTTTAATGAAAAAATGGCGATTAATCTTACTTTCCGTCATTATTTTTCTGAAGTTGCTTACAGACAATTTTACACGTTAAAAGATAATGGAGAACTTAATCCAGACACTAGTTTCGCAGAAAACAAAGACGGAACTTTTAATTCATGGAATCTGGATTTACGTTACAGTTGGTGGTTTGCGCCAGGTTCACAGCTGACTTTACTGTACAGAAATCAAGCTCAGAATTTCTTAGATGTAGCCAGATTAAGCATGAGAGATAATTTCGACCGATTGTTTAATGAACCTATGATTAACAATCTTTCGCTCAGAATTACTTATTTCTTAGATTACAACAGAGCAAAAAATTGGTTCAAAAAATCTTAA
- a CDS encoding zinc ribbon domain-containing protein YjdM, with translation MSELMHCPKCGSEFTYEQDNLLVCSQCFHEFDPAEVGAEDKIFDSNGNELQNGDSVVVIKDLPVKGAPKPVKAGTKVKNIRLRPGSDHNIDCKIDGFGAMALKSEFVKKA, from the coding sequence ATGAGTGAATTAATGCATTGCCCAAAATGTGGAAGCGAATTTACCTACGAACAAGACAATCTTTTGGTTTGCAGCCAATGTTTCCATGAGTTTGATCCTGCAGAAGTAGGTGCAGAAGATAAAATTTTCGATAGCAACGGAAATGAATTGCAAAATGGTGATTCTGTGGTAGTTATTAAAGATTTGCCAGTAAAAGGAGCACCAAAACCTGTAAAAGCAGGAACTAAGGTGAAAAATATTAGATTAAGACCAGGTTCTGATCACAATATCGATTGTAAAATAGATGGTTTCGGAGCAATGGCATTGAAGTCTGAATTTGTGAAAAAAGCTTAA
- a CDS encoding RsmB/NOP family class I SAM-dependent RNA methyltransferase: MQLIHRNLLIGIHDALQETFFEKNKYADKVIERLLKAHKKWGSEDRKVVSEIFYNIIRWKKRLEYYIGEGAKPNNIYRLILAYLLWSETEYKKFEEFQGIKVADIITKLKKGTVPTKAFEHSIPDWLVETLEKELGENWEKEMIALNEQAPTILRANSLKTSTKHLIEELKHENVESFQVPGFENAVQLEEKKNVFLTSAFKDGLFEVQDAGSQKIGEFLDVKPGMRVVDACAGAGGKTLHLAALMENKGQIIAMDIHGWKLAELKRRAKRAGAHNIETREITDNKVIKRLHEKADRLLIDAPCSGLGVLKRNPDSKWKIDQDFIDRIRKEQETILQDYSKIIKKGGKMVYATCSILPSENNEQVENFLKNNPDFKLVKEEKVMPSTGFDGFYMALIERV; the protein is encoded by the coding sequence ATGCAACTTATCCACAGAAATCTACTCATCGGTATTCACGATGCACTACAAGAAACTTTTTTCGAAAAAAATAAATACGCAGATAAAGTCATAGAAAGACTTTTGAAGGCTCATAAAAAATGGGGAAGCGAAGACAGAAAGGTAGTTTCTGAAATTTTCTACAACATTATCCGTTGGAAAAAACGCCTAGAATATTACATTGGAGAAGGCGCAAAACCTAATAACATTTACAGACTTATCCTAGCTTATTTGCTTTGGAGCGAAACAGAATATAAAAAATTCGAAGAGTTTCAAGGAATAAAAGTTGCGGATATTATTACCAAATTAAAGAAAGGAACCGTTCCTACTAAAGCTTTTGAACATTCTATCCCAGATTGGTTGGTAGAAACTTTAGAAAAAGAACTCGGTGAAAACTGGGAAAAAGAAATGATTGCGCTTAATGAACAAGCGCCAACTATTTTACGTGCCAATTCTTTGAAAACCTCAACAAAACACTTAATCGAAGAACTAAAACACGAAAATGTAGAAAGTTTTCAAGTTCCAGGCTTCGAAAACGCGGTACAGTTGGAAGAAAAGAAAAATGTGTTCTTAACTTCAGCTTTTAAAGATGGTCTTTTTGAAGTACAAGATGCTGGCTCACAGAAAATTGGAGAATTTCTAGATGTAAAACCTGGAATGCGTGTAGTAGATGCTTGTGCAGGAGCTGGAGGAAAAACGCTTCACCTTGCTGCTTTGATGGAAAACAAAGGTCAAATCATTGCCATGGATATTCACGGTTGGAAATTAGCCGAACTGAAACGTAGAGCAAAAAGAGCGGGAGCTCACAATATAGAAACCAGAGAAATTACAGATAATAAAGTCATCAAAAGATTACACGAAAAGGCAGACAGACTTTTGATAGACGCGCCATGTTCTGGTTTAGGCGTTTTAAAAAGAAACCCAGATTCTAAATGGAAAATTGACCAAGATTTTATCGATAGAATTAGAAAAGAGCAAGAAACCATTCTTCAAGATTATTCTAAAATCATTAAAAAAGGTGGAAAAATGGTTTACGCCACTTGTTCTATCTTGCCAAGTGAAAACAATGAACAGGTAGAAAATTTCTTGAAAAACAATCCTGATTTCAAATTAGTAAAAGAAGAAAAAGTAATGCCAAGTACAGGTTTTGACGGATTTTATATGGCTCTGATTGAAAGAGTTTAA
- a CDS encoding NAD(P)/FAD-dependent oxidoreductase translates to MINTDLLIIGAGPTGLFAVFEAGLLKIKCHIIDALPQPGGQLAELYPKKPIFDIPGYPSVLAGELVDNLMEQIKQFEPGFTLAETATTLNKLEDGTFEVITNKGTVHRAKAVAIAGGLGTFEPRKPLIDNIADYEEKGVEYFVKNPEHFRDKNIVIAGGGDSALDWSIFLSNVAKSVTLIHRRNEFRGALDSVEKVQELKNAGKINLITPAEVIGLKGDGHIEAITVDKEGEVYDLATDYFIPLFGLTPKLGDIANWGLEIEKNAIVVNNALDYQTNIEGVYAIGDVNTYPGKLKLILCGFHEATLMCQSVYNRMNPGRKYVLKYTTVSGVDGFDGTRKEAEKAVVKKID, encoded by the coding sequence ATGATAAATACAGATTTATTGATTATCGGAGCCGGACCAACCGGTCTTTTTGCTGTTTTTGAGGCAGGTTTACTTAAAATTAAATGTCACATCATAGATGCATTGCCACAACCAGGCGGGCAATTGGCAGAACTTTATCCTAAGAAACCAATTTTTGATATTCCTGGTTATCCATCAGTGTTAGCAGGGGAATTGGTAGATAATTTAATGGAACAAATTAAACAGTTTGAGCCTGGTTTTACTTTGGCAGAAACTGCAACTACTCTTAATAAATTAGAAGATGGGACGTTCGAAGTGATTACCAATAAAGGTACCGTTCACCGTGCAAAAGCTGTGGCAATTGCTGGTGGTTTAGGAACTTTCGAGCCGAGAAAACCGTTGATTGACAATATCGCAGACTACGAAGAAAAAGGAGTAGAATATTTTGTGAAAAATCCTGAACATTTCAGAGATAAAAATATTGTAATTGCTGGTGGTGGTGATTCTGCACTGGACTGGAGTATTTTCTTGTCTAATGTGGCAAAATCTGTTACGCTTATTCACCGTAGAAATGAGTTTAGAGGTGCTCTTGACTCTGTAGAAAAAGTACAAGAACTTAAAAACGCAGGTAAAATTAACTTAATCACGCCAGCAGAAGTAATTGGTCTAAAAGGTGATGGTCATATAGAAGCTATTACAGTAGATAAAGAAGGTGAAGTTTACGATTTAGCAACCGATTATTTTATTCCGCTATTTGGATTAACTCCTAAATTAGGTGATATTGCGAATTGGGGATTAGAAATTGAGAAAAATGCGATTGTGGTAAATAACGCTTTGGATTATCAAACCAATATTGAAGGCGTTTATGCAATTGGCGACGTGAATACTTATCCAGGAAAATTAAAATTAATTTTGTGTGGTTTCCACGAAGCAACTTTGATGTGTCAAAGTGTCTACAATAGAATGAATCCTGGCAGAAAATATGTCTTGAAATATACCACAGTAAGTGGAGTAGATGGTTTTGATGGAACCAGAAAAGAAGCTGAAAAAGCAGTAGTGAAGAAGATAGATTAA
- a CDS encoding 2Fe-2S iron-sulfur cluster-binding protein codes for MALDVNIKITDRNGVTHEVAAPTDMAMNLMEIVKLYELAEEGTIGVCGGMAMCASCQCYVKSDTPLPEKSDEEEAMLSEAYNVKENSRLGCQIHITEDLEGLEVELAPYE; via the coding sequence ATGGCATTAGACGTAAATATAAAAATTACAGATAGAAACGGAGTTACCCATGAAGTGGCAGCGCCTACAGACATGGCAATGAACTTGATGGAAATCGTGAAACTCTATGAATTAGCAGAAGAAGGAACAATTGGCGTTTGTGGAGGAATGGCAATGTGCGCTTCTTGTCAATGCTATGTAAAAAGTGACACTCCGCTTCCTGAAAAATCAGATGAAGAAGAAGCAATGCTTTCTGAAGCTTATAATGTGAAAGAAAATTCTAGATTAGGTTGTCAAATTCACATCACAGAAGATTTAGAAGGGTTAGAAGTAGAATTGGCTCCTTATGAATAA
- a CDS encoding sulfate/molybdate ABC transporter ATP-binding protein has protein sequence MLLNVRNLYFGYKPGTLLFRNINLSVEKGKIIALAGESGCGKSTLLNIVYGLLNWQSGEIYLEEERLFGPKGNIVPGELGMKLVSQNYDLMPYLTVAENIGKFISNTNLSEKKQKIQELLQVVGLEDYAHVLPKNLSGGQQQRVAIARALSVMPKLLLLDEPFSNLDYSRKMELRERLFNYAKEHELSVMISTHEIQEILPWTDQIIVLQEGRLIQNDNAEETFRNPYNAYVAKLLGEVNTISEEEKSVLNVSKNYFFPHQVKLTENGLDAQIVESRFAGNHYWNKILVHNIPLVMYSENKLEGNIKIEVKD, from the coding sequence ATGCTTTTGAATGTTAGAAACTTATATTTCGGTTACAAACCCGGAACTTTACTTTTCAGAAATATCAATCTTTCTGTAGAAAAAGGTAAAATTATTGCTTTGGCTGGCGAATCTGGCTGTGGAAAATCTACTCTTCTTAATATTGTTTACGGATTGCTGAATTGGCAAAGCGGAGAAATTTATCTGGAAGAAGAAAGACTTTTCGGACCGAAAGGAAACATTGTCCCAGGCGAACTCGGCATGAAGTTGGTTTCTCAGAATTATGATTTAATGCCCTATCTTACTGTGGCCGAAAATATTGGGAAATTTATTTCTAACACCAATCTTTCAGAGAAAAAGCAAAAAATTCAGGAGCTTTTACAAGTAGTTGGACTAGAAGATTACGCGCATGTTTTGCCAAAAAATTTAAGTGGCGGTCAGCAACAGCGAGTTGCGATTGCGAGAGCGCTTTCTGTAATGCCAAAACTGCTTTTATTAGATGAACCTTTCAGTAATTTAGATTATTCCAGAAAAATGGAATTGAGAGAACGTTTGTTTAATTATGCTAAAGAACATGAACTTTCTGTGATGATTTCTACTCACGAAATTCAAGAAATTCTTCCTTGGACTGACCAAATCATTGTTTTACAAGAAGGAAGATTGATTCAAAATGACAATGCTGAAGAAACTTTCAGAAATCCTTATAATGCTTATGTAGCAAAACTTTTGGGCGAAGTAAACACCATTTCCGAAGAAGAAAAATCGGTACTCAACGTTTCTAAAAATTATTTCTTCCCGCATCAAGTAAAACTCACCGAAAATGGTTTAGATGCTCAAATTGTAGAGAGCAGATTTGCGGGAAACCATTATTGGAACAAGATTTTGGTTCATAATATTCCGCTTGTTATGTATTCAGAAAACAAATTGGAGGGAAATATTAAGATTGAGGTTAAGGATTAG
- a CDS encoding YceI family protein, with protein sequence MKKNLYRVLGILALSFLVISCGKDKPVTSEANEVLAETDGVLYKVDTMNSRIEWKGYKVLKSDQTTHFGSIKFESGDVTVKDGKLQSGKFVADITTLENIDLKDDQEMKAKLEGHLKSGDFFEVEKFPTASYEITKVTENAAGDYNTLLEGNLTIKGITKPVQFKANVTVAEGNVSIASEPTDINREDFGLKFELPLENGLLNKEINLQILVKALESK encoded by the coding sequence ATGAAAAAGAATTTATATAGAGTTTTGGGGATTTTAGCGCTCTCTTTTTTAGTGATTTCTTGTGGAAAAGATAAACCTGTAACTAGCGAAGCCAATGAAGTTTTAGCCGAAACTGATGGTGTACTCTACAAAGTAGACACCATGAACAGTAGAATAGAGTGGAAAGGTTATAAAGTGCTAAAGTCGGATCAAACCACACATTTCGGTTCTATAAAATTTGAAAGTGGAGATGTTACCGTAAAAGATGGTAAACTGCAATCAGGGAAATTTGTGGCAGATATTACCACACTAGAAAATATAGATTTAAAAGATGACCAAGAAATGAAAGCTAAATTAGAAGGTCATCTGAAAAGTGGAGATTTCTTCGAGGTAGAAAAATTTCCTACCGCTTCTTATGAAATTACCAAAGTAACCGAAAATGCAGCTGGAGATTATAACACGCTTTTAGAAGGAAATCTTACGATTAAAGGCATCACAAAACCAGTTCAGTTTAAAGCAAATGTAACGGTTGCAGAAGGAAATGTAAGCATTGCAAGTGAACCAACAGATATCAATAGAGAAGATTTCGGGTTAAAATTTGAGCTTCCTCTGGAAAATGGTTTGCTGAACAAAGAAATTAATCTTCAGATTTTGGTAAAAGCTTTAGAAAGCAAGTAA
- a CDS encoding DUF3108 domain-containing protein: MKKIFNFIFLLISITVFSQIDNIKSGEKLSYRLHYGFLNAGTATLTTNQITYKGKPHYRVTGVGRSTGTVRAFFKVDDIYESYINIATGLPSYYVRNVSEGGYRRHYETEFNHDNQSLTLTNKLDQTSKNFKTMRGIQDMLSSFYNLRSMDKSKFKVGSNIKMNVWIDDESYPFMLKVVAAENKTTKFGNISCLKIKPYVMSGRIFKSQEGVTMWVTNDENHVPVEIRAELLVGSLKASLDGYANVKYPLNFSK, translated from the coding sequence ATGAAAAAAATCTTCAATTTTATATTTTTATTAATTTCAATCACTGTTTTTTCACAAATTGACAATATTAAAAGTGGTGAAAAACTCTCGTATAGATTACATTATGGTTTCTTAAATGCAGGAACAGCTACATTGACCACCAACCAAATTACTTATAAAGGAAAACCTCATTACAGAGTGACAGGAGTTGGGAGAAGTACAGGTACAGTAAGAGCTTTCTTCAAAGTAGATGACATCTATGAAAGTTACATCAATATCGCTACTGGATTGCCAAGTTATTATGTAAGAAACGTTTCGGAAGGTGGTTACAGAAGACATTATGAAACCGAATTTAACCATGATAATCAATCACTTACACTCACCAATAAACTAGACCAAACTTCTAAAAATTTTAAAACCATGAGAGGAATTCAAGATATGCTTTCTTCTTTTTACAACCTTAGAAGCATGGACAAATCTAAATTTAAAGTAGGAAGTAATATTAAAATGAACGTTTGGATTGATGACGAATCCTATCCTTTTATGCTAAAAGTGGTGGCCGCAGAAAATAAAACGACCAAATTTGGTAATATTTCTTGTCTTAAAATCAAACCTTACGTAATGAGTGGTAGAATTTTTAAATCTCAAGAAGGCGTTACGATGTGGGTAACCAATGACGAAAACCACGTTCCCGTAGAAATTAGAGCAGAACTTTTAGTAGGTTCTCTCAAAGCAAGTTTAGACGGTTATGCCAACGTAAAATATCCTTTGAATTTTTCTAAATAA